Genomic DNA from Bacteroides zhangwenhongii:
ACATCACTACGGTCAATAGTGCCGTGAGTGGCGCGTCAATGATGGCATGAATACGAAAATGGTGCATAATAGGCCACGAGATAGCGCGAATCGTAATAAAGTGGCACAGATAAATACCAAATGAGTATTTTGCCACTGACGATATACGAGTTTGCAATGCTTCATTATGATAAGGAAAGTTACGAAATAGCGTTATGATGCATATCACCAGCACTGCACTCGTGATATGCAGGTTACCATCATTTCCAATCCCCATATACACCTTCAATAAATATGAACCAACCAATACGGCTATTATAGCTATACCTAAATAAAGAGTAGAGCTGTTTCTACCCAATCGGATCGGATAACGATGTAGGTAATAGCCTAGTATCCAATATCCCATAAAACCACCAAAATCATTTAGCATGAAATAATGTGACCCCTCATCTGTGCCTATTCCACCATTAAATGGAACCCATATTCGCAAAACAGGAAGTGTCACGCACACAAACCAAATAAAGAGATAAAACTGAAGTTGGCGTTGCGAAGCAAAACGTAACCAAAATGAAATGATAGGCGCAAACAGATATAGTCCAATCATTACATACACAAACCAATAGACGCCTTCAGCCGGTTGTATTGGCATCAGAAATAATTGTTTCAGACATAATTCGATTGGTTTACCTTGCAGATAGTAGTGTAGACAAAAAATATGTATTATTGACCAAATAAATACGGGTGGAAGCAATTTAACAAATCGTTTTTTATAAAAGTTTTTCACCCCACCAGATTCAAGATTCCTGACTGGCAGCAAGATGGCACCAGATAATGCTAAAAACAATTCGCTAGACGGTGAACAGATAAACGAGATAAGATACATCCAGAATCCGTCTTTGCCATCCAGTGAGGGCATCTGAGAGTGAGTCATAATCACTAGGAAACACGCGAATATTCGTAGATTATCAAGATATCCAATGCGCTG
This window encodes:
- a CDS encoding acyltransferase, which produces MQTKVKTQRIGYLDNLRIFACFLVIMTHSQMPSLDGKDGFWMYLISFICSPSSELFLALSGAILLPVRNLESGGVKNFYKKRFVKLLPPVFIWSIIHIFCLHYYLQGKPIELCLKQLFLMPIQPAEGVYWFVYVMIGLYLFAPIISFWLRFASQRQLQFYLFIWFVCVTLPVLRIWVPFNGGIGTDEGSHYFMLNDFGGFMGYWILGYYLHRYPIRLGRNSSTLYLGIAIIAVLVGSYLLKVYMGIGNDGNLHITSAVLVICIITLFRNFPYHNEALQTRISSVAKYSFGIYLCHFITIRAISWPIMHHFRIHAIIDAPLTALLTVVMCFIMLKFLSLLPKSKYIVGC